The Wansuia hejianensis genomic interval GCAATAAAATACAGCGTTATAAAGGTCTGGGAGAGATGGACGCAGAGCAGCTGTGGGAAACCACAATGGACCCTGCCAGAAGGATATTGCTTCGTGTCATGATGGATGAAGAAGCTTCTTCAGAGGTGGATCTGACCTTTACGACTCTGATGGGAGATAAGGTTGAACCGAGAAGAGAATTTATAGAAGCCCGTGCAAAAGATGTGAAGAATCTGGACATCTAATTCGAGATGAAAGGTGAAAACAAAAATGGAAGATAATATTTTTGACAAAATTCAGGATGTAGACCTAAAGAAGAAGATGGAAGATTCTTATATTGACTATGCCATGAGTGTAATCGCTTCCCGCGCCCTGCCTGATATCCGGGATGGCCTGAAGCCGGTGCAGAGGAGAATCCTCTTCTCAATGATTGAACTAAATAACGGTCCCGACAAGCCCCACAGAAAATGTGCGCGTATTGTCGGTGATACGATGGGTAAATATCATCCCCATGGAGACAGTTCAATCTATGGGGCTTTGGTTAATATGGCCCAGGATTGGTCTACCCGTTATCCGCTGGTGGATGGACACGGCAATTTCGGTTCAGTGGATGGGGACGGTGCTGCCGCTATGAGGTATACAGAAGCGCGTCTAAGTAAGATTTCCATGGAAATGCTGGCTGATATCAATAAAGACACAGTAGATTTTATACCAAACTTTGATGATACGGAAAAAGAACCTACTGTTCTTCCTGCCAGATATCCGAACCTTCTGGTAAATGGGACTTCAGGTATCGCCGTGGGCATGGCTACCAATATTCCTCCCCACAATCTGAAGGAAGTAATTGGGGCGGTGGTTAAAATCATTGATAATATCATAGATTTTGACAGTGAAACCACCATGGAAGAGGTTCTGAAAATAGTAAAAGGGCCTGATTTTCCCACAGGAGCAGAAATTCTAGGAACACGGGGCATTGAAGAAGCTTACCGCACAGGCCGGGGAAAGATACGTGTCCGGGCGGTCACCAATATAGAGACTCTTGCCAACGGAAAAAGCCAGATTATTGTGACAGAGCTTCCTTATCTCGTGAACAAGGCCAGGCTCATTGAAAAGATGGCGGAGCTGGTGAGAGAGAAGAAAATTGATGGAATTACGGCTATCAGCGATCATTCCAACAGAGAGGGAATGAGAATCTGTATTGAACTTCGCAGGGATGCCAATGCCAACGTGGTTTTAAACCGCCTCTATAAGCATACGCAGCTTCAGGATACGTTCGGCGTTATCATGCTGGCTTTGGTCAATAATGAACCGAAGGTTTTGAATCTTCTGGATATGCTGAAATTTTACCTGACTCATCAGGAGGATGTAGTAACCAGAAGGACGAAATATGATCTGAACAAAGCGGAAGAACGGGCACATATCTTAAGCGGACTGCTGAAAGCTTTAGATTACATTGATCAGATTATTAAGATCATCCGTGCGTCTGCCAATGCCCAGGAAGCAAAGGATAATTTAATCCGGGAATTTGATTTTTCAGAAGTACAGGCCCAGGCCATTGTAGATATGCGTCTGCGGGCTCTGACAGGTCTGGAACGTGCGAAGCTGGAAAATGAGTTCCAGGAGCTTGAAATTAAAATCCGGGAATATAAAGCAATCTTATCTGACCGGAAGCTGCTTCTCAGGGTGATACGGACAGAAATTCTGGCAATTTCTGAGAAGTATGGCGACGACAGAAGAACCTCTATTGGTTTTGATGCTTATGATATTTCCATGGAGGACCTGATTCCCAGAGAGAATATGGTGATTACCATGACTAAGCTGGGATATATCAAGCGGATGACGGTAGATAACTTCCGGAGCCAGAACAGAGGCGGTAAGGGAATCAAGGGAATGCAGACCATTGACGATGATTATATCGAAGAGCTGTTGATGACCACCACTCATCATTACCTGATGTTTTTCACCAGTACAGGCAAAGTATATAGGATGAAGGCGTATGAAATACCAGAAGCAAGCCGTACCGCCAGGGGAACTGCGATTATTAACCTGCTGCAGCTGCAGCCGGGCGAAAAGATCACAGCCGTCATCCCAATTGACCAGTATAAGAAGGATCATTATCTTTTCATGGCTACTAAAAAAGGCCTTGTGAAGAAAACCCCGATTACGGATTATGAAAACGTCCGCAAGACAGGTCTGGCCGCCATAGTTTTGAGGGATGATGATGAGCTGATTGAAGTTAAATTTACAGATAATACAAAAGATATTATACTTGTCACAAAATATGGCCAATGCATCCGGTTCAATGAAACAGATGTCCGAAGCACAGGCAGGGTTTCCATGGGCGTCAGGGGAATTAATCTGATGGATCATGATGAGGTTGTGGGGATGCAGCTGAACACCCAGGGAGATTATCTTCTGATCGTATCTGAACACGGGCTTGGGAAAAGAACCTCTATCGGAGAGTTTACTGTTCAGAACCGGGGCGGAAAAGGTGTAAAATGTTATAAAATAATGGAAAAGACAGGATATGTGGTAGGGGTTAAAGCTGTCAATGAGGAGAATGAAGTTCTGCTGATCACTACTGAGGGTATCATTATCCGGATAGCATGCGCGGATATTTCAATTCTGGGAAGAATTACTTCCGGAGTGAAGCTAATGAATGTGGCGGAGAATATAACGATAGCCAGTATAGCAAAAGTCCGCGAGAAAAAAGAAGAACCAGTAAAGGAAATAGAGGAAGAATTATAAAACGAGGTTATTAACAATTGAAGACGATAAATGTGGATAAAGTCACGGAAATCATTAAAGAGATGTGTATTTCTGCCAATTATTTTTTATCCGATGATATGAACCGTAAATTAAAAGAAGCAGAGTTGAAAGAAGAATCTCCTCTGGGAAGACAGATTTTGTCCCAGCTTCAGGAGAATCTGAAAATTGCGGGAGAGGATCAGATACCGATTTGCCAGGACACAGGTATGGCTGTTATTTTTCTTGAAATCGGACAGGAAGTCCATTTTGAAGGAGGAAGCCTGGAGGAAGCGATTAATGAGGGTGTCAGCCAGGGATATACAAAAGGTTATCTTCGTAAATCAGTTGTGAGCGACCCTCTGATCCGGGAAAACACCAGAGATAATACTCCCGCAGTCATCCACTATTCGATTGTCCCGGGAGACCAGTTAAAGATAACAGTTGCTCCCAAAGGCTTTGGAAGTGAGAACATGAGCCGTATCTTTATGCTGAAACCGGCAGATGGGATAGAAGGAGTGAAGGAAGCCATTCTGACAGCAGTTAAAGAGGCAGGTCCCAACGCCTGTCCTCCGGTTGTCGTAGGTGTTGGAATCGGCGGAACTTTTGAAAAAGCAGCGCTGATGGCGAAGCAGGCCCTGACCCGTCCCGCGGGAAGCCATTCAGAGATTGAATACGTACGGGAAATGGAAAAAGAACTGCTCAGGAAAATTAACGGCCTGGGCATTGGTCCAGGTGGTCTGGGCGGAAGAATCACAGCGCTCGCGGTGAATATTAACACGTATGCAACTCATATCGCGGGACTTCCGGTGGCCGTGAATATGTGCTGCCATGTAAACCGGCACATTGTTAAAGTTCTGTAGGTTCAGTGAATAAAAATACCGGTTATGCCGGAAGAAAGGCTGATGGGGATTGTGGATAAGTATATAAAAGCGCCTCTTTCAGAGGAAGAGATAAAAGATTTAAAAGCCGGAGATTACGTGTATATCACAGGAACAATTTACACGGCAAGAGATGCCGCTCATAAAAGAATGGAAGAAGCCCTTGACAGAGGAGAGGAACTTCCCTTTGATGTGAGAGGAAATATTATTTATTATATGGGGCCTTCACCTGCGAGAGGAGACCGTCCCATCGGATCTGCCGGACCGACGACAGCCAGCAGGATGGATAGGTATGCTCCGCGCCTTCTGGATATGGGGCTGAAGGGTATGATTGGAAAAGGTAAAAGGACGAAAGAAGTTCTGGACGCGGTGGTGAGAAATCAGGCCGTGTATTTTGCAGCGGTCGGAGGGGCTGGCGCATTGCTTTCAAAAAGAATCCTGAGATCTGATGTAATCGCTTATGAAGATTTGGGAACAGAGGCAGTGAGGAGACTGGAAGTGGAAAATTTTCCGGTAATTGTGGTGGCGGACAGATGTGGAAATAATCTGTATGAGACAGCAATTGAGGAGTATCGGACAGAAGAAACATAATATATATTTTAGAATATAGTATAGGATAAAAGCTTATATATCGCAGCAGATTAGTTTCTGGGTTTGTTAGTCAGTTTATTTATGAAAGAAACATTGATACAAGTGTTTTGATTGAAATTTACAAATCTCATAAAAACCGTTGACAAATGTTTTCCTTTTTTGTATAATTATCAATGCGTCACAAATAAGTGACGCCCCATATCATTATTAGATTTAGGCATTTGGAGAAGTACTCAAGTGGCTGAAGAGGCGCCCCTGCTAAGGGTGTAGGTCGTTTGCGCGGCGCGAGGGTTCAAATCCCTCCTTCTCCGCTCTTCAAAGAGCAATGCTCATATTTAGCTGAGCAATATGCCAGACTGAAAAAATGACATTTTTTATGAAAAAAAGTGTTGACAGTCAAAAAAAGATATGATATGATATCGGAGTTGTCGCAAAAGACAGCAATGCAGAGAACCTTGATAACTGAACAGTAAAACACATCCTCGAAAATTCAAAAAGATATGATATATTCTTGAATGATCGAAAGATCCTTAAAAGCAGTAAAAATGGATGGATTAGCTAGTAGTTAATCCTGACAAAGGAACAACTTTTTAGAGAGTTTGATCCTGGCTCAGGATGAACGCTGGCGGCGTGCTTAACACATGCAAGTCGAGCGAAGCACCCGGACGGATTTCTTCGGATTGAAGTCTGGGTGACTGAGCGGCGGACGGGTGAGTAACGCGTGGGTAACCTGCCTCATACAGGGGGATAACAGTTAGAAATGACTGCTAATACCGCATAAGCGCACGAAGGCGCATGCCTTTGTGTGAAAAACTCCGGTGGTATGAGATGGACCCGCGTTAGATTAGCCAGTTGGCAGGGTAACGGCCTACCAAAGCGACGATCTATAGCCGGCCTGAGAGGGCGACCGGCCACATTGGGACTGAGACACGGCCCAAACTCCTACGGGAGGCAGCAGTGGGGAATATTGCACAATGGGGGAAACCCTGATGCAGCGACGCCGCGTGAGCGAAGAAGTATTTCGGTATGTAAAGCTCTATCAGCAGGGAAGAAAATGACGGTACCTGACTAAGAAGCCCCGGCTAACTACGTGCCAGCAGCCGCGGTAATACGTAGGGGGCAAGCGTTATCCGGATTTACTGGGTGTAAAGGGAGCGTAGACGGCTCTGCAAGTCTGGAGTGAAAACCCGGGGCTCAACCCTGGGACTGCTTTGGAAACTGTGGAGCTTGAGTACCGGAGGGGTAAGCGGAATTCCTAGTGTAGCGGTGAAATGCGTAGATATTAGGAGGAACACCAGTGGCGAAGGCGGCTTACTGGACGGTAACTGACGTTGAGGCTCGAAAGCGTGGGGAGCAAACAGGATTAGATACCCTGGTAGTCCACGCCGTAAACGATGAATACTAGGTGTCGGGAGGCAAAGCCTTTCGGTGCCGCCGCAAACGCATTAAGTATTCCACCTGGGGAGTACGTTCGCAAGAATGAAACTCAAAGGAATTGACGGGGACCCGCACAAGCGGTGGAGCATGTGGTTTAATTCGAAGCAACGCGAAGAACCTTACCAAGTCTTGACATCCCTCTGACCGGCCCGTAACGGGGCCTTCCCTACGGGGCAGAGGAGACAGGTGGTGCATGGTTGTCGTCAGCTCGTGTCGTGAGATGTTGGGTTAAGTCCCGCAACGAGCGCAACCCTTATCCTTAGTAGCCAGCAGGTAGAGCTGGGCACTCTAGGGAGACTGCCAGGGACAACCTGGAGGAAGGTGGGGATGACGTCAAATCATCATGCCCCTTATGATTTGGGCTACACACGTGCTACAATGGCGTAAACAAAGGGAAGCGAGAGGGCGACCTTTAGCGAATCTCAAAAATAACGTCCCAGTTCGGACTGTAGTCTGCAACCCGACTACACGAAGCTGGAATCGCTAGTAATCGCGAATCAGAATGTCGCGGTGAATACGTTCCCGGGTCTTGTACACACCGCCCGTCACACCATGGGAGTTAGTAATGCCCGAAGCCTGTGACCCAACCGAAAGGAGGGAGCAGTCGAAGGCAGGACTGATAACTGGGGTGAAGTCGTAACAAGGTAGCCGTATCGGAAGGTGCGGCTGGATCACCTCCTTTCTAAGGAAGAAGAAGTAGAGGAAGTGTTTTACTGTTGAGTTATGAAGGACTCAGAAGCTTCCGGTGGCGATACGCTTAGGGGACACACCCGTACCCATCCCGAACACGAAGGTTAAGACTTAAGCGGCCGATGGTACTGCACTGGAGACGGTGTGGGAGAGCAGGTGGCTGCCGGATCCCTTTTATGGGGATGTAGCTCAGTTGGGAGAGCACCTGCCTTGCAAGCAGGGGGTCGAGAGTTCGAATCTCTTCATCTCCAGTTCCAGAGCGAGGGAAACCAAAGCAGCTGGAAAAAAGAACATAAGGGCTTATAGCTCAGCCGGTTAGAGCGCACGCCTGATAAGCGTGAGGTCGGTGGTTCGAGTCCACTTAAGCCCATGGTTTGAGAGAACCTCAGAACCGTTCACAGCGGGGAAAGGTCCACTGAAACCCAACAGACGGGAACCTCATGAACCGATGGTTCATTCGGTCATGGCGTTGCACGCCAATGTCTGAAAAAACAAATCTGCTTAGTCATGCGAGCATGCCACGCAGCTCCGTTTTTTCAACCGCTCCCGTACAGACGTACCTTGAAAACTGCATACACAATAATCTATATCCAAGCGTAATAACGTAAAGAGATAGGAAAGACATCCGAGGCGTTACGAAAGTAACGTTATCAAACCAGAAGTCCAGGAGGCTGCGAAGGAGAGATCTGAGGCAGGCGACTGGCAGCCGCACCCTTTGCCAAAGGGGTGGGGAAAATGCAATTCATGAACGGGAAAACCCGGAAGCCCACGCTAGGGTGGAAGGGAGGCCGAAAGAAAAGGTCAAGCATGAAGGGCGCAGGGTGGATGCCTAGGCACTGAGAGCCGATGAAGGACGTGACAAGCTGCGAAAAGCTTCGGGGAGGAGCAAATATCCATAGATCCGGAGATATCCGAATGGGGAAACCCCTATGAGAAGACCTCATAGATCCATACGCCAATCCATAACGTATGGAGGGGAACCCGGGGAACTGAAACATCTAAGTACCCGGAGGAAGAGAAAGAAACATCGATTTCCTAAGTAGCGGCGAGCGAAAGGGAAGGAGCCCAAACCGTGATGCATGCATCGCGGGGTTGTGGACTGCCGCAAGGGATTGTGAATGATAGGGGAATGGTTTTGGGAAAGCCAGCCAGAGAGGGTGAAAGCCCCGTAGACGAAATCAGGAACAGCCCGGCAGGATCCAGAGTACCACGGGACACGGGAAACCCTGTGGGAAGCAGGGGGGACCACCCCCCAAGGCTAAATACTCCTCAGTGACCGATAGCGCATAGTACTGTGAAGGAAAGGTGAAAAGGACCCCGGGAGGGGAGTGAAAGAGAACCTGAAACCCTGTGTCTACAAGCTGTGGAACCACGATCATGCGTGGAACCGCGTACTTTTTGTAGAACGGTCCGGCGAGTTGCCGTCTCTGGCAAGGTTAAGCAGCAGAAGCTGCGGAGCCGAAGGGAAACCAAGTCTTAAGAGGGCGAAGGAGTCAGAGCAGGCAGACCCGAAACCGGGTGATCTACCCATGTCCAGGCTGAAGCTGCCGTAAGAGGTAGTGGAGGGCCGAACGCACATCCGTTGAAAAGGGTGGCGATGAGGTGTGGGTAGGGGAGAAATTCCAATCGAACCCGGAGATAGCTGGTTCTCCTCGAAATAGCTTTAGGGCTAGCCTCGGTCAAGATTTGCGGAGGTAGAGCACTGAATTCTTAAGGGGGCGTCAAAGCTTACCAAGAGATATCAAACTCCGAATGCCGCGTAATTGATGACCGGGAGTCAGACTGCACGAGATAAGTTGGGCAGTCAAAAGGGAAAGAGCCCAGACCTGCAGCTAAGGTCCCAAAGTGCGTGTTAAGTGGAAAAGGATGTGGGATTTCAAAGACAACCAGGATGTTGGCTCAGAAGCAGCCACACATTCAAAGAGTGCGTAATAGCTCACTGGTCGAGAGGTCCTGCGCCGAAAATGTCCGGGGCTGAAACACGACACCGAAGCTCAGGATGTTCCGAAAGGGGCATGGTAGAGGAGCATTGAAGGCGTAAAGAAGCAGTACCGTAAGGAGCTGTGGAATGCCTTGAAGAGAGAATGCCGGAATGAGTAGCGAGAGAGAGGTGAGAATCCTCTCGGCCGAATATCTAAGGTTTCCAGGGTAAAGCTGATCTGCCCTGGGTAAGTCGGGACCTAAGGCGAGGGCGAAAGCCGTAGCCGATGGACAGCAGGTTGAGATTCCTGCACTGCAGTAAAACAGAACTGTGGGGACGTATGTGGAAAGCACGGGCGCGGAGTGGAAAGCCGCGTGCAAGCGAGGTAGGTGGCCGGAAGGCAAATCCGCCGGCCAAGCCGAAGACGTGATGCGGACCGAAATATAGTAGGGAAGCGTGTGAGCCATGTACCAAGAAAAGCCGCTATTGCTTTTACTGTACCCGTACCGTAAACCGACACAGGTGGATGAGGAGAGAATCCTAAGGCCGACGGAAGAAGCATTGTTAAGGAACTCGGCAAAATGGCCCCGTAACTTCGGGAGAAGGGGTGCCTGCGAGAGCAGGCCGCAGAGAATAGGCTCAAGCAACTGTTTAGCAAAAACACAGGTCTATGCGAAACCGAAAGGTGAAGTATATGGGCTGACGCCTGCCCGGTGCTGGAAGGTTAAGAGGAGAGGTTAGCCGAACGGCGAAGCTTTGAATTTAAGCCCCAGTAAACGGCGGCCGTAACTATAACGGTCCTAAGGTAGCGAAATTCCTTGTCGGGTAAGTTCCGACCCGCACGAAAGGCGTAATGATTTGAGCGCTGTCTCGACAATGCATCCGGTGAAATTGAAGTACCAGTGAAGATGCTGGTTACCCGCGCCAGGACGGAAAGACCCCATGGAGCTTTACTCCAGTTTGGTACTGGGATTCGGTATTGCATGTACAGGATAGGTGGGAGGCTATGAAGCGGTGACGCCAGTTGCCGTGGAGCCAATGTTGGGATACCACCCTTGCAGTATTGGGTTTCTAACCTGCGCCCGTGAACCGGGCGGGGGACAATGCCAGACGGGGAGTTTGACTGGGGCGGTCGCCTCCGAAAGGGTATCGGAGGCGCCCAAAGGTTCCCTCAGGATGGTTGGAAACCATCCAGAGAGTGTAAAGGCAGAAGGGAGCTTGACTGCGACACCGACGGGTGGAGCAGGTACGAAAGTAGGGCTTAGTGATCCGGTGGTATTAAGTGGGAATGCCATCGCTCAACGGATAAAAGCTACCCTGGGGATAACAGGCTTATCACTCCCAAGAGTTCACATCGACGGAGTGGTTTGGCACCTCGATGTCGGCTCATCGCATCCTGGGGCTGTAGTAGGTCCCAAGGGTTGGGCTGTTCGCCCATTAAAGCGGTACGCGAGCTGGGTTCAGAACGTCGTGAGACAGTTCGGTCCCTATCCGGCGTGGGCGCAGGATATTTGAGAGGAGCTGTCCTTAGTACGAGAGGACCGGGATGGACGGACCGCTGGTGGACCTGTTGCAGCGCCAGCTGCATGGCAGGGTAGCCAAGTCCGGAAGGGATAAACGCTGAAGGCATCTAAGCGTGAAGCCCCCCTCAAGATGAGATATCCCATTCTAAGAAGAAGTAAGACCCCTTGAAGACGACGAGGTAGATAGGGCAGAGGTGGAAGCGCAGCAATGTGTGGAGCTGACTGTTACTAATCGGTCGAGGGCTTGACCAGAAGAAGGCAGGCGTTCAGAGAAAAGCAGGGGAAAAGATGAAAGATTGTGTATGCGGTTTTGAAGGTATGTCAATACCTTTTACGGCCCGGTGGCTCAGCTGGTTAGAGCGCCGCCCTGTCACGGCGGAGGTCGTCGGTTCGAACCCGATCCGGGTCGTTATTTTGACTAATATATTTTTTTTAAGCAAAGCCGAACAGCTATGCTGTGAGGAGAATGGGGTCTTAGCTCAGCTGGGAGAGCATCTGCCTTACAAGCAGAGGGTCACAGGTTCGAGCCCTGTAGGCCCCATTAAGTTCTAATTTGGATGGTTTCCCGAGTGGCCAAAGGGGACAGACTGTAAATCTGCTGGCGATGCCTTCGGTGGTTCGAATCCACCACCATCCATTTGCCAATGTGGCTCTTGTGCCGATGTGGCTCAATTGGCAGAGCAGCTGATTTGTAATCAGCAGGTTATCGGTTCGAGTCCGATCATCGGCTTGGCCGAACGGCCGAAAAAATTTCATATATCGCGGGATGGAGCAGTCTGGAAGCTCGTCGGGCTCATAACCCGAAGGTCGCAGGTTCAAATCCTGCTCCCGCAATTTTGTGCCTAGTTAGCTCAGTTGGTAGAGCAGAGGACTGAAAATCCTCGTGTCTCTGGTTCGATTCCGGAACTAGGCACTTTTGGAGCATTAGCTCAGGTGGTAGAGCACTTGACTTTTAATCAAGTTGTCCGGGGTTCGAATCCCCGATGCTTCACATGAAGAGATAGCGGAGAAACCGGTATTTATGCGGATTCCCGCTATTTTTTTTGTATCTTGATCTATGCTAAAGTATCCCAAAGTAAATGTTAGATTTTTGTTAGTTATTTTGAGCATTATTTTTACCTGCCATGATGTGGGAGTATACATAACTTTCATTAAAGATAGTTGCCGAATTTCACTTTGGTGCTTTAATATCTGAACCTTTTTCCAGATCGGTACTGGGATTATTGAATATCTGTCTGTTTTCAATTGACATGGGGAACGATTAAACAGAAATAACCATTTTATTTATTGTTATAGAGCAGGATGGTTATTTTTTATGAATAATGTTGAAATGCCCGTTATTAAGCCGCCTGTTCGGCTGCCCTAGTAATGCTTGATCTTTGATACAACTCTTTTTTTGAAAAATAAGTCTTTGAAATCAGTTTCTTTTACTTTTCTGAACATAGCTGTCATACGGTCTAGTAAAATTTATTATTCTAACATTTTAATTCTTCCCAAGCGGTATTTTTTCCTTGCCTTTTATAACTTCCGAATGATGTTTTGCGCTATAAATAAGAATATATGAAAAAACGTTTTTTTACTAAATTTAAAAATATAATAAAGCCCTATAAAATTTATGAAATATCTACAAAATATATAATATTTTTTAGGGTAAAATAACAAAATTTTTATAAAAAATACAAAATAATTGACAAAAACGTTTTTTTAAAGTACCATTCAATTATAAGAAAAACGTTTTTTTAATTGGCGGAGGTAAAGTATGATTTCGAAAATGGAGAGGCAATTAATTCGCGATCTGGCGTCACGTGTGAAAGAATTGGCAAAAGATCCGGTAATGACAGAAAGAAAGGAAAGCTGGTATCAGCACAACGATTTAAAGAGTACAAAACCACTTCTTTTGGTATTTCCCGAAGGTGGTTGGCGTGAGGTGATTACGCCGGAGATGCTGGTTTGTGAGGATGAGCAGGCCAGAGAAATGGAATGGATGCTGAGAGCAAGACTTTATCGGGCGGAGAATATTAATGATGATTCTGTAGTGGAAAATTCCTGGGAGGTCAGCAAGATCATTACCGATACAGGATGGGGTTTAAGAAAGCCGGGAGAGGGTACCGCGCCTGTAGGAAATGTATTTCAGGTGGACAGTACGATTGGTTACTGTCCGATGGTCTGGACAAAAGGGTTCAGCTTCAATGAAAAGGCTATGCCGTTTCATCCTTTGATCCAGGATGCCTCGGATTTGAAGAAAATTAAGGCGCCCGTTGTATCCTATGATGAAACGGCTACGAAACAGCGGTTTGAAATCCAGCAGGAAATATTGGGAGATATCCTGAATGTGAAGCTGGTGGGAAAGAAATACATTATTTTTAACCTGATGGAGATGTATACTGATCTTCGCGGTCTTCAGAATGTCATGTATGATCTGTACGAAGAGCCGGAAATGACCCATGAAGCTATGTCAATTTTTGAGGAGGGCTTCAGGAATGTAATCCGCCAGTATCAGGAAATGAATCTGCTAGAGTTAAATAATGATTTTTCCTATAACGGTACCGGCGGCGTAGGCTATACCAGAGATTTACCCCAGGATGAAAATGGAGCGAAAAGCCTGAAAAACCTCTGGGCTCTGGCTGAGTCACAGGAGTTTACCAATGTGTCTCCGGCCATGCATGAGGAATTTGTAATGCAGTATGAAAGAAGGCTTTTAGAACCTTTTGGTCTGGCGGCCTATGGCTGCTGTGAACCGCTGGAGAATAAACTGGATTACGTATTTCAGGCTCCTAATATGAGAAGAATCTCCGTTTCCCCCTGGGCAAACATAGAGTTATGTGCCGAACGTATCGGGAAACGGGCCGTCTATTCCTGGAAACCTAATCCTTCCTATTTTATTAACGACTACAACGAAGAATTTCTGGAAAGATATGTGACTGAAATGCTGAAGGCCACCAGAGACAACTGTGTGGAAATCATTCTGAAGGATACCCATACTTGCCAAAAAGATCCGGGACGCTACCGTAAATGGACGGATCTCTGCAGAAGGTGCATGGAACGCGTGTGAGAAGATGTCTGATAGCCAGAAGAAAAGGAGAGAGACATGAACAATTCAGAACATGCATTGCGGATGGAACACGTTACCATTGAATTTCCAGGCGTTAAAGCGCTGAGTGATGTAAGCGTATCGTTCCGCAAAGGGAGAGTGACAGCGCTGATGGGTGAAAACGGCGCCGGAAAATCCACCCTGATGAAAATACTGATTGGCCTCAATACCAAATATACCGGAGAAATTTACATAGACGGCCAGAAGGTACAGCTAAATTCCCTGCAGGATTCCAGGGAGAATGGGATTTCCATGATTCATCAGGAATTGAATCCGGTTCCGCTGATGACTGTGGCGGAAAACATATTTATGGGACGGGAAATTTCCGGGAAGCTGAAGTGTTTCGTTAATTTTAAGGAACAGAACAAGAAAGCCAAAGCTCTTTTGGACTCTATGAATATATCCATAGATCCGGGAACCAGGATGAAAGATCTGAGTGTTGCGGAGATGCAGATGATCGAAATCATTAAAGCGGTGTCCTTTGATGCATCCATCATCATCATGGATGAACCCACATCAGCTATCACAGATACCGAAGTGGAGGAACTGTTCCGTATCATTACAAAACTAAAGGAACAAGGCAAGACGATTATCTATATTTCACACAAAATGGACGAGATTTTCAGGATTGCTGATGACATCATAGTTCTGCGGGATGGGCATTTCATTTGCCAGGAAAAGGCGGAGGATCTGACGGAAGATCAGTTGATTGCCGCCATGGTTGGAAGGACCGTTG includes:
- the gyrA gene encoding DNA gyrase subunit A is translated as MEDNIFDKIQDVDLKKKMEDSYIDYAMSVIASRALPDIRDGLKPVQRRILFSMIELNNGPDKPHRKCARIVGDTMGKYHPHGDSSIYGALVNMAQDWSTRYPLVDGHGNFGSVDGDGAAAMRYTEARLSKISMEMLADINKDTVDFIPNFDDTEKEPTVLPARYPNLLVNGTSGIAVGMATNIPPHNLKEVIGAVVKIIDNIIDFDSETTMEEVLKIVKGPDFPTGAEILGTRGIEEAYRTGRGKIRVRAVTNIETLANGKSQIIVTELPYLVNKARLIEKMAELVREKKIDGITAISDHSNREGMRICIELRRDANANVVLNRLYKHTQLQDTFGVIMLALVNNEPKVLNLLDMLKFYLTHQEDVVTRRTKYDLNKAEERAHILSGLLKALDYIDQIIKIIRASANAQEAKDNLIREFDFSEVQAQAIVDMRLRALTGLERAKLENEFQELEIKIREYKAILSDRKLLLRVIRTEILAISEKYGDDRRTSIGFDAYDISMEDLIPRENMVITMTKLGYIKRMTVDNFRSQNRGGKGIKGMQTIDDDYIEELLMTTTHHYLMFFTSTGKVYRMKAYEIPEASRTARGTAIINLLQLQPGEKITAVIPIDQYKKDHYLFMATKKGLVKKTPITDYENVRKTGLAAIVLRDDDELIEVKFTDNTKDIILVTKYGQCIRFNETDVRSTGRVSMGVRGINLMDHDEVVGMQLNTQGDYLLIVSEHGLGKRTSIGEFTVQNRGGKGVKCYKIMEKTGYVVGVKAVNEENEVLLITTEGIIIRIACADISILGRITSGVKLMNVAENITIASIAKVREKKEEPVKEIEEEL
- a CDS encoding fumarate hydratase, translating into MKTINVDKVTEIIKEMCISANYFLSDDMNRKLKEAELKEESPLGRQILSQLQENLKIAGEDQIPICQDTGMAVIFLEIGQEVHFEGGSLEEAINEGVSQGYTKGYLRKSVVSDPLIRENTRDNTPAVIHYSIVPGDQLKITVAPKGFGSENMSRIFMLKPADGIEGVKEAILTAVKEAGPNACPPVVVGVGIGGTFEKAALMAKQALTRPAGSHSEIEYVREMEKELLRKINGLGIGPGGLGGRITALAVNINTYATHIAGLPVAVNMCCHVNRHIVKVL
- a CDS encoding Fe-S-containing hydro-lyase; this translates as MGIVDKYIKAPLSEEEIKDLKAGDYVYITGTIYTARDAAHKRMEEALDRGEELPFDVRGNIIYYMGPSPARGDRPIGSAGPTTASRMDRYAPRLLDMGLKGMIGKGKRTKEVLDAVVRNQAVYFAAVGGAGALLSKRILRSDVIAYEDLGTEAVRRLEVENFPVIVVADRCGNNLYETAIEEYRTEET